A region from the Planifilum fimeticola genome encodes:
- the folB gene encoding dihydroneopterin aldolase encodes MDKDTIFFRGMAFYGYHGVYPEETRLGQRFVVDLELGLDLAPAARTDDLNQTVDYGRVYQVVKELVEGQPFRLVETLAERIADALLTGFPVEEARVRVTKPNPPIPGHYDSVGVEIRRRRT; translated from the coding sequence ATGGACAAGGATACGATCTTTTTCAGGGGAATGGCCTTTTACGGATATCACGGGGTGTATCCCGAGGAGACACGGCTGGGACAGCGGTTTGTCGTCGATCTGGAGTTGGGACTGGACCTGGCCCCCGCCGCCCGCACCGACGATCTGAATCAGACCGTGGACTACGGCCGGGTGTATCAGGTGGTCAAGGAGCTGGTGGAGGGGCAGCCCTTCCGGCTGGTGGAGACCCTGGCGGAGCGGATCGCCGACGCGCTCCTCACCGGCTTTCCGGTGGAGGAGGCGCGGGTCCGGGTGACCAAGCCGAATCCGCCCATCCCCGGACATTACGATTCCGTGGGCGTGGAGATCCGCAGGAGGCGGACATGA
- a CDS encoding prepilin peptidase — MHIAEHIVFIILIIVLIFATITDLRERLIYDRFVLVGLGAVLAVRFFFREEPWWDYLLTGLGVTFALATVAVVTGGKAIGGGDIKVFGLIGLALGFEKFLLVFVLSHLLAAFFILARKLLRRERINGQTGIPFAPYILAGVILSYGLVGWN, encoded by the coding sequence GTGCACATTGCTGAACATATCGTTTTCATCATCCTGATCATCGTTTTGATTTTTGCGACGATCACCGATCTGCGCGAACGGTTGATCTATGACCGGTTCGTGCTGGTCGGTCTGGGGGCGGTGTTGGCCGTCCGCTTCTTTTTTCGGGAAGAACCCTGGTGGGATTATCTTCTCACCGGCCTGGGTGTCACCTTTGCCCTGGCCACCGTGGCGGTGGTGACCGGCGGAAAGGCCATCGGAGGGGGTGATATCAAGGTATTCGGCTTGATCGGTCTGGCCCTCGGCTTTGAGAAATTTCTGTTGGTTTTTGTCCTTTCGCATCTGCTGGCCGCCTTTTTCATCCTGGCGCGAAAGCTGTTGCGCCGAGAGCGGATAAACGGACAAACCGGCATTCCCTTTGCCCCCTACATCCTGGCCGGAGTGATCCTTTCCTACGGATTGGTGGGGTGGAATTAG
- a CDS encoding CpaF family protein yields the protein MSLFNRDLSRANKPNPIKSRSVSQRPARRAASPNDSRIEQLANHFKARLLRETDLEKLTQMPSAELRVTLDRLIGRYLAEEQVVIPRHERDRLITRIIDESVGYGPLEPLLEDDEITEIVVNGPYEVYYEKKGRLHKTDIQFRDEEALRHVIDRIVAPIGRRIDVSSPMVDARLPDGSRVNAVIPPISLKGSLLSIRKFRKEPIHLDDLVGFGSLTPDMAKFLTSLVKAKLNLIISGGTGSGKTTLLNALACFIPEHERIVTIEDMAELRIPHGHVAGMEARPPNVEGKGEVTIRQLVRNALRMRPDRIIVGEVRGAEAFDMLQAMNTGHEGSLTTVHANSPDDAMRRLEAMVMMSGAELPSAIIREYLVGAIDFIIQIGRLPDGQRKMLSIAEMQKEEDGRYKMVEIFKFIQTNVDEKGTVHGYFSPTGAIPKCLGRLKAYGVPVDPAIFRVKGERE from the coding sequence ATGTCGCTCTTTAATCGAGATCTTTCACGGGCCAATAAGCCCAATCCAATAAAAAGCCGTTCCGTCTCCCAACGTCCCGCCCGGCGTGCCGCTTCGCCGAATGATTCCCGGATTGAACAGCTTGCCAATCATTTTAAGGCCCGTTTGCTTCGGGAGACAGATCTGGAAAAGTTGACGCAGATGCCTTCTGCGGAGCTGCGGGTAACTCTGGACCGGTTGATTGGGCGCTATCTGGCGGAAGAACAAGTTGTTATTCCCCGGCATGAACGGGACCGGTTGATTACTCGAATCATTGACGAATCCGTCGGTTACGGTCCCTTGGAACCCCTGCTGGAGGACGATGAGATCACCGAGATTGTCGTCAACGGTCCCTATGAGGTGTATTACGAAAAGAAGGGTCGGTTGCACAAGACGGACATTCAGTTCCGGGACGAAGAGGCGTTGCGCCATGTGATCGACCGGATTGTTGCCCCGATCGGACGCCGGATCGACGTCAGCTCGCCGATGGTGGACGCCCGTCTCCCCGACGGGAGCCGCGTGAACGCCGTCATTCCGCCGATCAGTCTGAAGGGCTCCCTCCTTTCCATCCGGAAGTTTCGTAAAGAACCGATCCATCTGGATGATTTGGTGGGATTCGGCAGCCTTACCCCTGATATGGCCAAATTTCTGACCAGCTTGGTGAAAGCGAAACTGAACCTGATTATTTCAGGGGGTACGGGAAGCGGGAAAACCACATTGCTCAACGCCTTGGCTTGTTTTATTCCGGAGCATGAACGGATTGTCACCATCGAGGATATGGCCGAGCTTCGCATCCCCCACGGTCACGTCGCAGGCATGGAAGCGCGTCCGCCCAACGTGGAGGGAAAAGGGGAAGTTACCATCCGCCAGCTTGTGCGGAATGCTTTGCGGATGCGTCCTGACCGGATCATCGTCGGGGAGGTGCGGGGTGCCGAAGCCTTTGACATGCTCCAGGCCATGAACACCGGTCACGAAGGCTCCTTGACCACGGTTCACGCCAACTCCCCCGATGATGCGATGCGCCGTCTCGAGGCCATGGTGATGATGTCCGGTGCCGAGCTCCCCTCCGCGATCATTCGGGAATACCTGGTGGGTGCGATCGACTTTATCATCCAAATCGGTCGTCTTCCCGACGGTCAGCGCAAAATGCTGTCCATCGCCGAAATGCAGAAGGAAGAGGACGGCCGCTACAAGATGGTGGAGATTTTCAAATTTATCCAGACAAATGTCGATGAAAAGGGGACTGTTCATGGATATTTTTCCCCGACCGGTGCTATACCGAAATGCCTCGGTCGTCTCAAGGCATACGGGGTTCCTGTGGATCCGGCCATCTTTCGCGTGAAAGGGGAGCGGGAATGA
- a CDS encoding type II secretion system F family protein gives MGIYLSLLGSLICLVFAGLSYITYRTEQQNVDRYVNQYLYSSSAIDTGKSEKYQWHEWMDKLAPIGKRIELLSDPVELEDDLIKAGTPYGLTVDRLQGAKVLGALAGFSIAFFYTLLGLPFASVMLLGLTFGGYMAPMWTIRWLAKKRQSEIRYELPDFLDMMSITLQSGMGMDSALEYYVETSEGPLKEEIARLLQEIKFGVQRETAYRSLLRRTDSPELEALVQSLIQAHNLGTPVSQTFAQQADEMRRMRSEQAKEIAGKAAPKISVVGGLIITPSIVLMVFGMVILKYFFGEDSPLKMFMN, from the coding sequence ATGGGCATTTATCTCAGTTTATTAGGCTCACTGATTTGTCTGGTTTTCGCCGGACTCTCTTATATCACCTATCGCACGGAACAACAAAATGTGGATCGATACGTCAATCAATATCTTTACAGTTCGTCTGCAATAGATACCGGCAAGTCGGAAAAATATCAGTGGCATGAATGGATGGATAAACTTGCTCCCATCGGCAAGCGGATTGAGCTGTTGAGCGATCCCGTCGAATTGGAGGATGATCTAATCAAGGCGGGAACCCCTTACGGGCTTACGGTGGATCGCCTCCAGGGAGCCAAAGTATTGGGTGCTCTCGCTGGTTTTTCGATTGCATTCTTTTATACACTACTCGGCCTTCCTTTTGCTTCCGTCATGCTCCTCGGTTTGACCTTCGGAGGATATATGGCGCCCATGTGGACCATTCGCTGGTTGGCCAAAAAGAGACAGTCGGAAATCAGGTACGAGCTTCCCGATTTCCTGGACATGATGAGCATTACCTTGCAGTCGGGAATGGGGATGGATTCGGCTCTTGAATATTATGTTGAAACCTCCGAGGGACCCCTGAAAGAAGAGATCGCAAGGTTGCTCCAGGAAATCAAATTCGGGGTTCAACGGGAGACGGCATATAGATCCTTGTTGCGCCGGACCGATTCACCGGAATTGGAAGCTCTGGTGCAATCCCTGATCCAAGCCCATAACCTGGGGACTCCGGTATCCCAGACCTTTGCTCAACAGGCGGATGAAATGCGGCGGATGCGTTCCGAACAGGCAAAAGAAATTGCCGGGAAAGCAGCCCCTAAAATTTCTGTCGTTGGGGGGCTCATCATTACCCCTTCGATTGTACTGATGGTTTTTGGGATGGTAATTTTGAAGTATTTTTTTGGAGAAGACAGTCCGTTAAAGATGTTCATGAACTGA
- the folK gene encoding 2-amino-4-hydroxy-6-hydroxymethyldihydropteridine diphosphokinase, with amino-acid sequence MRAPTTAYLGLGSNLGDRLDHLRQGVELLQSHPAVRITRISSIYETAPVGPVEQPDFLNLVVAADTTLSPEELLSVAQEIERRLHRVRTIRWGPRTLDIDILLYGDRILQQEGLTVPHPRMEERAFVLIPLLEVAGNLRIPGSGATVRERIEEAPDRSGVRKTPHRIAPANPVMG; translated from the coding sequence ATGAGGGCGCCGACGACCGCATACCTGGGGCTGGGCTCCAATCTGGGCGACCGGCTGGACCACCTGCGTCAGGGGGTGGAGCTGCTCCAGTCCCATCCGGCCGTCCGCATCACACGGATCTCCTCCATCTACGAGACGGCCCCCGTCGGTCCGGTGGAACAACCGGATTTCCTCAACCTGGTCGTCGCCGCCGACACCACCCTTTCCCCGGAGGAACTGCTCTCGGTCGCCCAGGAAATCGAGAGGCGGCTTCACCGGGTCCGGACGATCCGCTGGGGTCCCCGCACCCTGGACATCGACATCCTGCTGTACGGGGACCGGATCCTTCAGCAGGAGGGATTGACCGTCCCCCATCCCCGGATGGAGGAGCGAGCCTTCGTCCTGATTCCCCTCCTGGAGGTGGCGGGCAACCTGCGGATTCCGGGAAGCGGGGCGACGGTCCGGGAGCGGATCGAAGAGGCCCCGGACCGGTCGGGCGTACGAAAGACCCCGCACCGCATCGCCCCGGCGAATCCGGTGATGGGATGA
- a CDS encoding flp pilus-assembly TadE/G-like family protein yields the protein MRCFLIRKRRGSVTTAWVGSIPVFVLFALFVGAIAIAWASHSSAQVAADAGALVATKKMDEWIGLELEDEIRNLLGNDFSEEAIEEAFPEDSKLKEALLEGKPLDDLPIDEVLQDLFDGNEQLIREFLKTVFNKHRQELAVAVRDYVKQNGGDDQGKIIIPVHDRVRVEARTRYQPVIFQEYFSDTYVEGDGYGPKRLYLKLLPEKMVEIKY from the coding sequence ATGAGATGCTTCCTGATACGAAAACGAAGGGGCAGTGTAACAACCGCTTGGGTGGGCTCCATACCGGTATTCGTTTTGTTTGCGCTTTTTGTTGGAGCCATCGCCATTGCTTGGGCTTCCCATTCCTCGGCCCAGGTGGCGGCTGATGCCGGTGCGCTGGTCGCCACCAAAAAAATGGATGAGTGGATCGGACTGGAGTTGGAGGACGAAATCCGAAATCTTTTGGGCAATGATTTTTCTGAAGAAGCGATCGAGGAAGCTTTTCCCGAGGATTCCAAGTTGAAGGAAGCGTTATTGGAAGGGAAGCCTCTGGATGATCTTCCAATTGATGAGGTACTGCAAGACTTGTTTGACGGAAACGAGCAGCTTATAAGGGAGTTTCTGAAAACTGTTTTTAATAAACATAGGCAGGAATTGGCAGTCGCGGTGCGGGATTATGTCAAGCAAAACGGCGGAGATGATCAGGGAAAAATCATCATACCGGTCCATGATCGAGTGAGAGTGGAGGCCCGCACACGCTATCAACCGGTTATCTTCCAAGAGTATTTCAGCGATACCTATGTGGAAGGCGATGGGTATGGACCAAAAAGGCTGTATTTGAAACTCCTTCCCGAAAAAATGGTGGAAATCAAATACTGA
- a CDS encoding type II secretion system F family protein codes for MKELSWSDALVERLDQTEWAQKLKPQLERASISLKPTEYGALLLLAFGVVIAGLHYMLSLSWLLSIGLSTFIVPMGSRLFLRSRRHGYARKLDEQLPEVCRLLSSAARAGLSVPQGLDLAAREMPAPAKDELGIVVREVQLGRNVELALKDLLKRVPTKDLQVFVNAIIIQKRSGGDLASAMSEMARTMEERKIIQKTIQASISQAKASAYALPLVSILIVLMLGKLFGGFQQLFTSLPGILLLTIFVTMQIIGLLIIRKIANIRV; via the coding sequence GTGAAGGAGTTAAGCTGGTCCGATGCTTTGGTGGAGCGCCTTGACCAGACCGAATGGGCGCAGAAGTTGAAACCGCAGTTGGAGCGGGCAAGCATCAGTTTAAAACCCACGGAATATGGGGCCTTGCTCCTTTTGGCTTTCGGGGTTGTGATAGCGGGTCTCCACTATATGCTGAGTCTTTCCTGGTTATTGAGCATCGGTTTGTCCACCTTTATCGTTCCCATGGGCTCCCGCTTGTTCCTTCGCTCCCGACGCCATGGATACGCCAGGAAATTGGATGAGCAACTTCCCGAAGTTTGTCGCCTTCTCAGCAGTGCGGCCCGTGCCGGTTTGTCCGTTCCCCAGGGACTGGACCTGGCCGCCAGAGAAATGCCCGCTCCGGCAAAAGACGAGTTGGGAATCGTGGTCAGAGAAGTTCAGTTGGGAAGAAATGTGGAATTGGCATTGAAGGATTTGCTTAAAAGGGTACCTACGAAGGACTTACAGGTTTTTGTCAATGCCATCATCATTCAGAAACGGTCGGGTGGCGATTTGGCCAGTGCGATGAGTGAAATGGCCAGAACGATGGAAGAGAGAAAGATTATCCAAAAAACCATTCAAGCATCGATTTCCCAGGCGAAGGCGTCGGCTTATGCCTTGCCCTTGGTTTCCATACTGATTGTTTTAATGCTTGGAAAATTATTTGGTGGTTTTCAACAGCTTTTCACTTCATTGCCGGGGATATTGTTATTGACAATTTTTGTTACAATGCAGATTATCGGTTTGCTGATCATCCGGAAAATCGCGAACATCCGTGTTTAG
- a CDS encoding SAF domain-containing protein — protein MNDARRRAIIFTVIALVLAAFAGILFIQRVGEVEAQLGNFVTVYVAKKDIGSRQPLSAGDFEAKEIPAKYVEQSVVTDLKKIGNYGSIDKFVAVAPLKEGDVLTYNLLKPADDYTTGDRRLVQVPSSNRVAFDQALEANDRVDIIVSWNENDIPAGEKRTSVFMKDVLVASVLPSSKDKFTGVWLEMSLDEARKFIDAQNFAQSVRILKAPTEQRSSQTEGKSSTAGVQP, from the coding sequence ATGAATGACGCCAGAAGAAGAGCCATTATTTTTACGGTTATTGCGCTTGTATTGGCTGCCTTCGCGGGAATTCTTTTTATTCAACGGGTGGGAGAAGTCGAAGCCCAACTGGGGAATTTTGTGACGGTTTATGTTGCGAAGAAGGACATCGGATCTCGGCAACCGCTGTCCGCTGGCGATTTTGAGGCAAAGGAGATTCCGGCGAAGTATGTAGAGCAGTCCGTAGTGACTGATCTAAAAAAGATCGGCAACTATGGTTCGATCGATAAATTTGTGGCTGTGGCTCCCCTGAAAGAGGGAGATGTGTTGACGTACAATCTGCTGAAGCCGGCGGATGATTACACCACGGGCGATCGTCGCTTGGTCCAGGTTCCATCCTCGAACCGGGTGGCCTTCGATCAAGCGCTGGAAGCCAACGATCGGGTGGATATCATTGTTTCCTGGAACGAAAATGATATTCCCGCAGGTGAAAAAAGAACCAGCGTCTTTATGAAGGATGTGTTGGTCGCTTCCGTTCTGCCCTCTTCCAAAGATAAATTTACCGGTGTGTGGTTGGAAATGTCATTGGATGAGGCAAGGAAATTTATCGATGCTCAGAACTTTGCGCAATCGGTTCGCATCTTGAAGGCCCCGACGGAGCAACGTTCCTCGCAAACGGAAGGGAAAAGTTCAACTGCAGGGGTTCAGCCGTAA
- the dusB gene encoding tRNA dihydrouridine synthase DusB encodes MKKLKIGPVETKNNVVLAPMAGVCNPAFRLIAKEFGTGLVCAEMVSDKAILHGNERTRKMLYVDEREKPLSLQIFGGDKKSLVEAAKIVDRQTNADIIDINMGCPVPKVTKCDAGARWLLDPKKIEELVAAVVDAVEKPVTVKMRIGWDEEHIYAVENALAVQRAGGKAVAVHGRTRKQMYTGKANWDIIRQVKEAVDIPVIGNGDVFTPEDAKRMLEQTGCDGVMIGRGALGNPWMLYRTVHYLETGELLPEPTPREKVEIALLHMDRLIALRGEEVAVREMRKHASWYLKGLRGAARVKDRVNEQTTREGMARVLWEFVEQLEEERSGNSAKKAG; translated from the coding sequence ATGAAGAAACTGAAGATCGGACCGGTGGAAACGAAGAACAACGTGGTGCTGGCCCCGATGGCCGGCGTCTGCAACCCCGCCTTCCGCCTGATCGCCAAGGAATTCGGGACCGGCTTGGTCTGCGCCGAGATGGTGAGCGACAAGGCGATTCTGCACGGCAATGAGCGGACCCGGAAGATGCTGTACGTGGACGAGCGGGAAAAGCCCCTCAGCCTGCAGATCTTCGGCGGGGACAAAAAGAGCCTGGTGGAAGCGGCCAAGATCGTGGACCGGCAGACCAATGCGGACATCATCGACATCAACATGGGCTGCCCGGTGCCCAAGGTGACCAAATGCGACGCCGGCGCCCGCTGGCTGCTGGATCCGAAGAAGATCGAAGAGCTGGTGGCCGCCGTCGTCGACGCGGTGGAAAAGCCGGTCACCGTCAAGATGCGGATCGGCTGGGATGAGGAACACATCTACGCCGTGGAGAACGCCCTGGCCGTCCAGCGGGCCGGGGGGAAGGCGGTAGCTGTGCACGGCCGCACCCGGAAGCAGATGTACACCGGAAAGGCCAACTGGGACATCATCCGCCAGGTGAAGGAGGCCGTGGACATCCCGGTGATCGGCAACGGGGATGTCTTCACCCCCGAGGATGCGAAACGGATGCTGGAGCAGACCGGCTGCGACGGCGTCATGATCGGACGCGGGGCCCTGGGGAATCCCTGGATGTTGTACCGCACCGTTCATTATCTGGAGACCGGTGAACTCCTTCCCGAGCCCACCCCCCGGGAAAAGGTGGAGATCGCGCTGCTTCATATGGACCGGCTCATCGCCCTGCGCGGCGAGGAAGTGGCCGTCCGGGAGATGCGGAAGCACGCCTCCTGGTATCTGAAGGGGCTGCGGGGCGCCGCCCGGGTGAAGGACCGCGTCAACGAGCAAACCACCCGGGAGGGCATGGCCCGGGTCCTGTGGGAATTCGTGGAGCAGCTGGAAGAGGAACGGTCCGGGAATTCGGCGAAAAAGGCGGGATGA
- a CDS encoding DUF4234 domain-containing protein, producing the protein METVQDANVEGQQRDGLDRLGFKRTSVLFMVFMSIISLGIYLPYWFLSREKAIHQLRSEKELPKFHSRLVLVLYILSAVLFLFSGFMSESMLEFYDSLDRLITFVGGLALIFLAFRTRRRLIDHLGEQLSWIWTLLFGPWYLQYRINRHL; encoded by the coding sequence ATGGAAACGGTTCAAGACGCCAACGTGGAAGGACAGCAACGGGATGGCCTCGATCGTTTGGGTTTCAAAAGGACATCGGTGCTGTTCATGGTGTTCATGTCCATCATTTCGCTGGGAATCTATCTTCCCTATTGGTTCCTGAGCCGGGAGAAGGCGATCCATCAGTTGCGGTCGGAAAAAGAACTTCCCAAGTTTCACTCCCGCCTTGTACTGGTCCTATACATTCTATCCGCCGTTTTGTTCCTTTTTTCCGGGTTCATGAGTGAATCGATGCTCGAATTTTATGATAGCCTGGACCGACTGATTACTTTTGTGGGAGGCCTTGCGCTCATCTTTTTGGCTTTCCGGACGAGGAGAAGACTGATTGACCACCTCGGTGAGCAGCTTTCGTGGATTTGGACGCTTCTTTTTGGCCCCTGGTACCTTCAGTACCGGATCAACCGACATCTTTGA
- a CDS encoding TadE/TadG family type IV pilus assembly protein, translated as MPVFIKRLLHPLKERSGSSTVEFVLVIPFFLLMALVVWQFAVAGLAVLDTQAALRDAVRVAAIEKDPGAAIQQAKASFGKSGAYRASFDVNIGSDRAIVTAKTEVDIVFLSGLPPITFTRSAVAPVLD; from the coding sequence GTGCCTGTTTTCATCAAGCGATTGCTTCATCCATTGAAGGAACGTTCCGGATCATCGACCGTTGAATTTGTCCTTGTAATTCCCTTTTTTCTGTTGATGGCACTTGTTGTGTGGCAATTTGCGGTGGCAGGTTTGGCCGTGTTAGATACCCAGGCGGCATTGCGGGATGCGGTCCGTGTAGCAGCTATAGAAAAGGATCCGGGAGCTGCCATTCAACAAGCAAAAGCTTCCTTTGGAAAATCAGGTGCGTATCGGGCGAGTTTTGATGTAAATATCGGGAGCGACAGGGCGATTGTTACCGCCAAGACAGAAGTCGATATTGTATTTCTCTCGGGTTTGCCCCCGATTACCTTTACTCGCAGTGCGGTAGCGCCAGTTTTGGATTGA
- a CDS encoding AAA family ATPase, with translation MNDDVKLLLVSEDPGQAEDIASRVTGMFPQYLHIHPEEVRREIARLQPDIVLLHERKDGSGISLLPLIKREVSDVLIVYLAERRDPILTRDVNRAGAFDILFLPEEINALEDVLNRALKAWQASGGNKETAATFTWGRGQVITFTSGKGGCGRSLLASTLAQTLMLESTAGVLLVDLNLQYGGLETYMGVEGDRNLYDLTPVLQELNDNHIRSVTVVEPHSQVEVLVSPADAEIGEQIGEEHVERLLRAARLYYDYILVDLPTEMTPISCAALEEADRIFYVMTPDAPSFRIFSRVLDLYAKVNIDPTDRLEVLLNRYSKDSELDVKDVQHHFGYPVVGRFQEDTKRIMQAINRGNPLRKSRRERGLSPFVRDVQKLARFLLAQQSGKSAS, from the coding sequence GTGAATGACGATGTTAAACTGCTTCTCGTGAGCGAGGATCCGGGTCAGGCGGAGGATATCGCCTCCCGAGTGACTGGAATGTTTCCGCAATATTTACATATTCATCCCGAAGAGGTCCGGCGGGAGATCGCCCGCTTGCAACCCGATATCGTCCTGCTCCACGAACGGAAAGACGGATCGGGCATATCACTACTTCCTCTTATTAAACGGGAAGTCTCCGATGTTCTCATCGTCTATCTCGCCGAGCGCAGGGACCCGATTCTCACACGGGACGTCAACCGTGCCGGTGCCTTTGACATTCTCTTTTTGCCGGAGGAGATCAACGCTCTGGAAGATGTGCTGAATCGCGCCTTGAAGGCTTGGCAGGCAAGTGGGGGGAATAAGGAGACCGCAGCTACCTTTACCTGGGGTCGGGGCCAAGTCATCACCTTCACCAGTGGAAAAGGGGGCTGTGGACGAAGCCTGTTGGCCTCTACCTTGGCACAGACCCTGATGCTGGAGTCCACCGCCGGGGTGCTTCTGGTGGATCTCAACCTTCAATACGGGGGTTTGGAAACTTACATGGGGGTGGAGGGGGACCGCAACCTCTATGACCTGACTCCCGTGTTGCAGGAGCTGAACGACAACCATATCCGCAGCGTCACCGTGGTGGAACCCCATTCCCAGGTAGAGGTTCTGGTGAGCCCCGCCGATGCGGAAATCGGTGAACAGATCGGGGAGGAACACGTGGAGCGCTTGCTCCGTGCCGCACGCCTCTATTACGACTATATTCTGGTTGACTTGCCGACGGAGATGACACCGATTTCCTGTGCGGCTTTGGAGGAGGCGGACCGGATCTTCTACGTGATGACACCGGATGCTCCCTCCTTCCGCATATTTTCACGGGTATTGGACTTGTATGCCAAGGTGAATATCGACCCCACCGACCGTTTGGAAGTTTTGCTCAATCGGTATAGCAAGGATTCGGAACTGGATGTGAAGGACGTGCAACATCATTTTGGTTATCCGGTGGTTGGTCGTTTTCAGGAGGACACAAAGCGGATTATGCAGGCGATCAACCGGGGAAATCCCTTGCGGAAATCCCGCAGGGAACGGGGATTGTCCCCCTTTGTTCGGGATGTGCAGAAGCTGGCCCGGTTTCTCCTGGCGCAGCAATCAGGAAAGTCGGCTTCGTAA
- the lysS gene encoding lysine--tRNA ligase codes for MTWDEEQNELLKVRREKMETLREEGIDPFGRRFERTHSARDIHEAFDRFSKEELQEKGEKVTVAGRLMSKRKQGKASFAHLQDLTGRIQIYVRLDEVGEKQYELFTMADIGDWLGVSGEVFKTNRGETSVKAESVTFLTKSLRPLPEKFHGLKDVELRYRKRYLDLIMNPDVKETFILRSRIIAAIRRYLDERGYLEVETPTMHAIAGGAAARPFITHHNALDMQLYMRIAIELHLKRLIVGGLEKVYEIGRVYRNEGISTKHNPEFTMLELYQAFADFRDIMDLTEDLIAHVAREVLGTTRIVYQGHEIDLTPPWDRKSMTDLIREHVGIDFTREMSDEEARRLAGEHGVEVTEAMTFGHIVNEFFEQKVEDKLIQPTFVYGHPTAISPLAKKNEEDPRFTDRFELFIVGREHANAFTELNDPIDQRQRFEAQLKERAAGNEEAHPMDEDFLESLEYGMPPTGGLGIGIDRLVMLLTDSPSIRDVLLFPLMRDRD; via the coding sequence ATGACTTGGGATGAGGAACAAAACGAATTGTTGAAGGTCCGACGGGAAAAGATGGAGACCCTGCGCGAGGAGGGCATCGACCCGTTCGGCCGCCGCTTTGAGCGGACCCATTCAGCCCGTGACATTCACGAAGCCTTTGATCGCTTCAGCAAGGAAGAGTTGCAGGAAAAAGGGGAAAAGGTGACGGTGGCGGGGCGCCTCATGTCCAAGCGGAAGCAGGGCAAGGCCTCCTTTGCCCACCTGCAGGATTTGACCGGCCGGATTCAGATTTACGTCCGCCTGGACGAGGTGGGAGAGAAGCAGTACGAGCTTTTCACCATGGCCGACATCGGCGACTGGCTCGGGGTCAGCGGCGAGGTGTTTAAGACCAACCGCGGGGAGACCAGCGTCAAGGCGGAATCCGTCACCTTCCTGACCAAGTCCCTTCGCCCCCTGCCGGAGAAGTTCCACGGCTTGAAGGATGTGGAGCTGCGCTACCGCAAGCGTTATCTGGACCTGATCATGAATCCCGATGTGAAGGAGACCTTTATCCTGCGCAGCCGCATCATCGCGGCGATCCGCCGCTATCTGGACGAGCGGGGCTATCTGGAGGTGGAGACGCCCACCATGCACGCCATCGCCGGGGGAGCGGCGGCCCGTCCCTTCATCACCCACCACAACGCCCTCGATATGCAGCTCTACATGCGGATCGCCATCGAGCTCCATCTGAAGCGGCTGATCGTCGGCGGGCTGGAAAAGGTGTACGAGATCGGCCGCGTCTACCGGAACGAGGGGATTTCCACCAAGCACAACCCGGAATTTACGATGCTGGAGCTGTATCAGGCCTTTGCCGATTTCCGGGACATCATGGATCTGACGGAGGACCTGATCGCCCACGTGGCCCGGGAAGTGCTTGGGACGACCCGGATCGTTTACCAGGGTCACGAAATCGATCTGACGCCCCCCTGGGACCGGAAATCGATGACCGATCTCATCCGGGAGCACGTCGGCATCGACTTCACCCGGGAGATGAGCGACGAGGAGGCCCGCCGCCTCGCCGGGGAGCACGGCGTCGAAGTGACCGAAGCGATGACCTTCGGCCACATCGTCAACGAGTTTTTCGAGCAGAAGGTGGAGGACAAACTGATCCAGCCCACCTTCGTCTACGGCCATCCCACGGCCATCTCCCCGCTGGCCAAGAAGAACGAAGAGGATCCGCGCTTCACCGACCGCTTCGAACTCTTCATCGTCGGCCGGGAGCACGCCAACGCCTTTACCGAGCTGAACGACCCCATCGATCAGCGGCAGCGGTTTGAGGCGCAATTGAAGGAGCGGGCCGCCGGCAACGAGGAGGCCCATCCGATGGACGAGGACTTCCTGGAGTCCCTGGAATACGGCATGCCTCCCACCGGAGGCCTGGGGATCGGCATCGACCGGCTGGTGATGCTCCTCACCGACAGCCCCTCCATCCGGGACGTCCTCCTCTTCCCGCTGATGCGGGATCGGGATTAA